DNA sequence from the Oligoflexus sp. genome:
TCGGCGGTATTCTTTCGACCATGGCTTTGCGTTACGGACGCGTGATCGATCGCATCCGGACTCTGCTCCGCGACGGGCCGAAACTCTATCGGAAGGAAATCGGAGTGGATCACCTGAATCGTGAGCTGCGTTCTCTTTATAAGCGCGCGCGGCTTCTCAGGACGTCCATCATCATGGGCGTGGTGTCGATCTTCAGTATTTCGATCACGATTTTCGTGCTGTTTTTCTCGCTGACCTATGGACTCGAAGCGCTTTATATCCCACAGTTCTTTTTCATCCTGGCCCTGATTCTGCTGATGATCGGACTCGCGCTTTTCATCCAGGATTTTGTGATGTCCCTGGCCTGCATCGAGCATGATATGGATGTGAGGTCCTCGATTGATATGCAGGAGACGAAGCAGGAAGCGATATTCAAGTCGCTTGACTGATCATCCTCATTAGCCCCCACGTCAACGCGGGGGCGCATCCCCCTCCTTGAAAGCCTTTAGCCACTCGCTGCCACCCATGGTAGCATCATTTTCTTATCCACTTTCCATCACGGTGCTATGTCATGTCGAATCAGAGATGGACGCAGATAGCGTCGGACATCATGGATCTTTATGCACAGCTCGACCGGGACGTCGCATCCTTTGTAAAAGGTTCAGGTATGCATTGCCCGCCCGGTTGCGGGGCGTGTTGCCTCAGTCCGCATGTGGAAACCACGGTAGCGGAAATGCTGCCGCTTGCCCTTTTTCTATTTGAAAGGGACGAAGTGGACCCGGTCATCGAAAGGCTGCAGGCGAGCGGGATGACCTGCGCGCAGTACGAAGCGCTGCCGGGTCAGCCGGAAAAAGGCCGCTGCCGGAGCTATGATCACCGTCCTGTTCTATGTCGGCTCTTTGGTTATATGGGCTCACGGGATAAAACGGGGCAGCCGCGTTATGGAGCCTGCCGCGTCCTGCATAAGCTGGAAGCGGAGCGCATTCAAAAGGTTGAAGCCCAATTGAAAAGCGGCTCGCTCGCCATTCCCTGCCTCACGCCGGCGCATGAAAGATTGGTGGAAATCGGCGGATCCTGGGCGTTGGAGATGATGCCGATCAATCGGGCGCTGATGCGGGCGATTGAAATCGTCGGATTGAGTCAGCAGCTCGACGATCACGAGACGGGTGCAGACCTGGAGCCTTTATGCAGCTGATAGGAATGGACGACCGAACCCGAGAGCCATAGATGTTGCCGTGATCCCCAGGCATCGGGATGCCCTTGAGCATTCCAGCTCAGGGGAATCTCACGCGGAAAGTCCGACCCACCACAAAGGGTGCGACC
Encoded proteins:
- a CDS encoding DUF2721 domain-containing protein — translated: MLATDSSELAKLMSASIAPVFLITGIGGILSTMALRYGRVIDRIRTLLRDGPKLYRKEIGVDHLNRELRSLYKRARLLRTSIIMGVVSIFSISITIFVLFFSLTYGLEALYIPQFFFILALILLMIGLALFIQDFVMSLACIEHDMDVRSSIDMQETKQEAIFKSLD
- a CDS encoding YkgJ family cysteine cluster protein; the protein is MSNQRWTQIASDIMDLYAQLDRDVASFVKGSGMHCPPGCGACCLSPHVETTVAEMLPLALFLFERDEVDPVIERLQASGMTCAQYEALPGQPEKGRCRSYDHRPVLCRLFGYMGSRDKTGQPRYGACRVLHKLEAERIQKVEAQLKSGSLAIPCLTPAHERLVEIGGSWALEMMPINRALMRAIEIVGLSQQLDDHETGADLEPLCS